One stretch of Pseudomonadota bacterium DNA includes these proteins:
- the groEL gene encoding chaperonin GroEL yields the protein MAAKEVRFSDDARTRMARGVDILANAVKVTLGPKGRNVVLDKSFGAPAVTKDGVSVAKEVELENKFENMGAQMVKEVASQTSDIAGDGTTTATVLAQIIVREGLKAVAAGRNPMDLKRGLDMACGGAVAELANMSQPCNDAKAVAQVGTISANSDESIGGIIAEAMEKVGKEGVITVEEGKSLENELDVVEGMQFDRGYLSPYFVNNQEKMAAELEEPYILLHDKKISNIRDLLPVLESV from the coding sequence ATGGCAGCTAAAGAAGTACGTTTTTCTGATGACGCCCGCACGCGCATGGCGCGCGGCGTCGACATCCTGGCCAATGCGGTCAAGGTCACCCTCGGCCCCAAGGGCCGCAACGTCGTGCTGGACAAGTCATTCGGCGCACCCGCCGTCACAAAGGACGGCGTGTCGGTGGCGAAGGAAGTCGAACTCGAGAACAAGTTCGAGAACATGGGCGCTCAGATGGTAAAGGAAGTCGCGTCCCAGACCTCCGACATCGCCGGTGACGGCACCACCACAGCCACCGTGCTGGCGCAGATCATCGTGCGTGAAGGCCTCAAAGCGGTCGCGGCAGGCCGCAACCCGATGGACCTCAAGCGTGGCCTGGACATGGCGTGCGGCGGCGCTGTGGCCGAACTGGCCAACATGAGCCAGCCCTGCAACGACGCCAAAGCCGTTGCCCAGGTCGGCACCATCTCTGCCAACTCCGACGAGTCCATCGGCGGCATCATCGCCGAGGCGATGGAGAAAGTCGGCAAGGAAGGCGTCATCACCGTTGAGGAAGGCAAGTCACTCGAGAACGAGCTCGACGTCGTCGAGGGCATGCAGTTCGACCGTGGCTACCTCTCGCCGTACTTCGTCAACAACCAGGAAAAAATGGCTGCAGAGCTCGAAGAGCCGTACATCCTGTTGCACGACAAGAAGATCTCCAACATCCGCGATCTGCTGCCGGTGCTCGAGTCGGT